In Cyanobium sp. WAJ14-Wanaka, a single genomic region encodes these proteins:
- a CDS encoding type II toxin-antitoxin system prevent-host-death family antitoxin — MKAALAGEEVNIASHGKAQVKLVPCATAVGLTRPAALGDWAANLAQDQVDAAFTKAMDKEVAELFGC, encoded by the coding sequence ATGAAGGCAGCCCTGGCCGGGGAGGAGGTAAATATCGCCAGCCACGGCAAAGCCCAGGTGAAGTTGGTGCCCTGCGCGACTGCCGTTGGCTTGACACGACCTGCAGCCCTGGGGGACTGGGCGGCAAACCTCGCGCAAGACCAGGTGGATGCGGCCTTCACTAAGGCTATGGATAAGGAGGTGGCGGAGCTATTTGGCTGCTGA
- a CDS encoding Uma2 family endonuclease: MALSARPVTPVDLQLTPEQFGLLCAENSGAVLELTADGQVLAMTPTGSETGGRNSELAFQLQRFARSSTTWKAFDSSTGFRLPDDSVLSPDASLVRLDRWQNLTPEQRRGFAPLCPDLVVDLPALQTKAPAPSRPCAARWLPTRPTAPGSAGC; the protein is encoded by the coding sequence ATGGCCCTCTCTGCAAGACCAGTCACACCCGTCGATCTGCAGCTCACGCCAGAACAGTTTGGCCTTCTGTGTGCCGAGAACAGTGGGGCGGTGCTTGAACTCACTGCCGATGGCCAGGTGCTGGCAATGACGCCCACAGGCAGTGAAACTGGCGGGCGTAACAGCGAACTTGCATTCCAGCTGCAGCGCTTTGCAAGATCAAGCACCACCTGGAAGGCGTTTGATAGCTCCACTGGCTTCCGCCTGCCCGACGACTCCGTGCTCAGCCCCGACGCCTCCCTGGTGCGTTTAGATCGCTGGCAGAACCTCACCCCCGAGCAACGCCGCGGCTTCGCCCCCCTCTGCCCCGATCTGGTGGTGGACTTGCCAGCCCTACAGACGAAGGCCCCCGCGCCCTCACGGCCCTGCGCAGCAAGATGGCTGCCTACCAGGCCAACGGCGCCCGGCTCGGCTGGTTGTTGA
- a CDS encoding DUF5672 family protein has protein sequence MADSDALPALLRYRQQLWLSHCGQVLESVLLPLAGRGLLHRDRGGDKAAVLIENRIDNQWLFTVLNTALMCPSGTSLCLICDRGSLAEAQTCLQASGAALEPYWMVAEELVPGTWLGDVASFNRMMKQEPFWAAMPNEKLLFIQTDALLAEPLPEWFFNFSYLGAPFLPRQQSEYFERRNSQGELCGFFKVDTAIHGSPNPDVYPHLHGNGGLSIRDRKLMQRICSDSASTSGPEEMEDVFFSRHLSRHGQAAPLAVARAFASESTYSAAAIGSHGAWKYFSSAEIAKHLERHWKQAWAMAQAIGGNESCDRLN, from the coding sequence ATGGCTGACTCAGATGCCCTGCCTGCACTACTGCGCTATCGCCAACAGCTCTGGCTAAGCCACTGTGGGCAGGTGCTGGAGTCAGTGTTACTACCACTAGCAGGTCGAGGCTTGCTCCACCGGGATAGAGGAGGCGACAAAGCGGCTGTACTAATTGAAAACCGAATTGATAATCAGTGGCTGTTCACGGTGCTAAATACGGCCCTGATGTGCCCATCGGGCACTAGCTTGTGCCTAATCTGCGATCGGGGCAGCCTGGCTGAAGCCCAGACCTGTCTGCAGGCCAGCGGAGCAGCCTTAGAGCCCTATTGGATGGTGGCTGAAGAGCTAGTTCCTGGCACCTGGTTGGGCGATGTCGCAAGTTTCAACAGGATGATGAAACAGGAGCCGTTTTGGGCGGCGATGCCCAACGAAAAGTTGTTGTTTATCCAAACAGATGCCCTACTGGCGGAGCCACTGCCGGAATGGTTCTTTAACTTCAGCTACCTGGGGGCGCCGTTCCTACCGCGGCAGCAAAGTGAATACTTCGAACGGCGCAACAGCCAGGGAGAACTGTGCGGATTTTTCAAGGTGGATACTGCAATCCACGGCTCACCAAACCCAGACGTTTATCCCCATCTACATGGCAATGGGGGTCTATCTATTCGTGATCGAAAGCTGATGCAACGGATCTGCTCGGACTCAGCAAGCACCAGCGGACCAGAAGAAATGGAGGATGTGTTCTTTAGCCGACACTTAAGCCGCCATGGGCAAGCAGCTCCCCTTGCTGTGGCGAGGGCCTTCGCCAGCGAGAGCACCTATTCAGCGGCAGCAATTGGCAGCCATGGTGCCTGGAAATACTTCAGCTCAGCTGAAATAGCCAAGCATCTGGAGCGGCACTGGAAGCAGGCCTGGGCGATGGCGCAAGCGATTGGGGGCAACGAGAGTTGTGATCGGCTCAATTAA
- a CDS encoding sulfotransferase domain-containing protein: MPVQKRVEFLVCGTQKAGTTALADYLRSHPKLYIPAQKELHFFDEESQEWDGNGMATAGHDGYHKHFAAAPRDAIWGEATPIYMYWDPAPMRIWAYNSAMHIIVILRNPIERAYSHWAMELGRGAEQLSFCDALTEEAERCRSALPAQHRVYSYTDRGFYASQIRRLWRFFGRDRVLVLRQEELRHSPQICLDRVCNYLGIAPLTGVEARDRHVGSYQQPMERAARQRLTEMFEPEIRQLEQMLGWDCSGWLEG; encoded by the coding sequence GTGCCAGTCCAAAAGCGGGTGGAATTCCTAGTGTGTGGCACCCAAAAAGCCGGCACTACCGCGTTGGCGGATTACCTGCGCAGCCATCCTAAATTATATATTCCAGCCCAAAAAGAATTGCACTTTTTTGACGAAGAATCCCAGGAATGGGATGGCAATGGCATGGCCACTGCTGGCCACGATGGCTACCACAAACATTTTGCTGCGGCCCCCAGGGACGCCATCTGGGGAGAAGCCACACCGATTTATATGTATTGGGATCCGGCACCAATGAGGATCTGGGCGTATAATTCAGCAATGCACATTATTGTAATTTTACGCAATCCGATTGAGCGGGCCTATTCCCACTGGGCCATGGAGCTGGGACGCGGCGCTGAGCAGCTCAGCTTCTGTGATGCATTGACTGAAGAAGCGGAACGATGCCGCAGTGCCCTGCCGGCACAGCATCGGGTTTATTCCTACACGGACAGGGGCTTTTATGCAAGCCAAATAAGGCGGTTATGGCGATTCTTTGGCCGTGATCGGGTGTTGGTGCTGCGCCAAGAGGAGCTGCGCCATTCCCCCCAAATCTGCCTGGATCGAGTGTGTAACTATTTAGGGATAGCGCCATTGACTGGAGTGGAAGCCAGGGATAGGCATGTGGGCAGCTACCAGCAGCCCATGGAACGCGCAGCCAGGCAAAGGCTCACCGAGATGTTTGAGCCGGAAATCCGCCAACTCGAGCAGATGCTGGGTTGGGATTGCAGCGGCTGGCTGGAGGGCTGA
- a CDS encoding glycosyltransferase produces the protein MLQLLREWPPGYGGVERVAHCLALAGGSGDTTFSLTPAPPAADPLPVPYRRVLLPALPLGRLLLALPSKALFQLLAGREPLLGHLPCPTVLLLVLVARLLRPRRHIYIYWHAFIEPRPTIAGWLEAVYQALALALLRFFPVLTTSPPLRHQLIQSGLPVAQVTCLPCCLPPPIEAACNQIHQCRLQQPEARPLGRLISIGRLDSYKRIDWLLQAIAFAPAVGQLDLVGDGPLRGRFEALASELGLSQRVVFHGRLAEQAKLDLLSTADLLVLPADRCNEAFGIVQLEAMASGIPSLAFDLPRSGMFWVSNLPALGWSGRPSELAATIQQLLSDAPRHRLACHQARRRYDQYFAYPIWRRRQTQIFCTDG, from the coding sequence ATGCTGCAGCTGCTGCGTGAATGGCCCCCGGGCTACGGCGGCGTGGAGAGGGTGGCCCACTGCCTGGCTCTTGCCGGTGGCTCTGGCGACACCACCTTCTCCCTAACACCCGCCCCACCAGCAGCCGATCCCCTGCCGGTGCCCTATCGCCGCGTCCTCTTGCCCGCCTTGCCCCTTGGCCGGTTGCTTCTGGCCTTGCCCAGCAAAGCCCTGTTTCAACTATTGGCTGGCCGAGAGCCCCTGCTTGGCCACCTGCCCTGCCCCACCGTGCTGCTGCTGGTGCTAGTGGCCCGCCTGCTGCGCCCCCGCCGTCATATTTATATCTATTGGCATGCCTTCATCGAGCCCAGGCCTACCATCGCTGGTTGGTTGGAGGCTGTCTATCAGGCCTTGGCCTTGGCCTTGCTCAGATTTTTTCCGGTGCTCACCACCTCCCCTCCCCTCAGGCACCAGCTCATCCAATCTGGCCTGCCAGTGGCCCAGGTGACCTGTCTTCCCTGCTGCCTGCCCCCCCCCATCGAAGCCGCCTGCAATCAGATCCACCAGTGCCGCCTCCAGCAGCCAGAGGCAAGGCCCCTTGGCCGGCTGATCTCCATTGGCCGGCTCGACAGCTACAAGCGCATTGATTGGCTCTTGCAGGCCATCGCCTTCGCCCCCGCCGTAGGGCAGCTGGATTTGGTGGGTGATGGCCCGCTGCGGGGTCGTTTCGAAGCGCTGGCCTCCGAACTGGGCCTCAGTCAGCGGGTGGTTTTCCATGGCCGTTTGGCGGAGCAGGCCAAGCTGGATCTCCTATCCACTGCAGATCTTTTGGTGCTGCCCGCCGATCGCTGTAATGAAGCATTTGGCATTGTCCAGCTAGAGGCGATGGCCAGTGGCATCCCCTCCCTTGCCTTCGATTTGCCGCGCTCCGGCATGTTTTGGGTCAGCAATCTGCCCGCCCTTGGCTGGAGCGGCCGGCCCAGCGAATTGGCCGCCACCATCCAGCAACTGCTCAGCGATGCCCCGCGCCATCGCCTGGCTTGCCACCAGGCCCGCCGTCGCTACGACCAGTATTTCGCCTATCCGATCTGGCGGCGCCGCCAGACCCAGATTTTCTGCACCGATGGCTGA
- a CDS encoding glycosyltransferase: MADPLPLAPGLGDQRASGAVLDCWRSDGAAAAARQLKIQLAKQDRQQGGSSADPLLAELALRLEGRSGPRLLVDGLWFCRPFGGISRVWEQILDCWSLPGLVTNSAPVALIERNSHLALSASFPNLQGAGVDPLDPEAVAALAPENSALLKGWRADVFISSWISSSGPERPSCPELALVHDCLPERYGVAAPLAQLRRRWLKGATAHLAVSAATAADLEVLLSRPTGSLSWCHPAPAPLFGAPLQGPRGDRLWAKLIQRSGLQQPYLLLPATSAIGSYKNPELVAEALADPQLAPLQLVLCGIAAEQRCRELEQRFPHLGGRCLAAGFTDLELALAYHHALAVVIPSRAEGFGLPAVEALASGATVLVADSPGLREAGGSAALRFHPQRPGELAALLALLLDPTSGWLQPHLACRRQKRLAPLHADLIGLALLALARRLAP, translated from the coding sequence ATGGCTGACCCCCTCCCCCTGGCCCCAGGCCTGGGCGATCAGCGGGCCAGTGGCGCCGTGCTGGATTGCTGGCGCAGCGATGGCGCCGCCGCAGCGGCCCGACAATTAAAAATCCAGCTGGCAAAGCAGGATCGGCAGCAGGGCGGCTCCAGCGCCGATCCCCTCCTGGCGGAATTGGCGCTTCGGCTTGAGGGCAGGTCTGGACCCCGCTTGCTGGTGGATGGATTGTGGTTTTGCAGACCCTTTGGCGGCATCTCCCGGGTATGGGAGCAGATCTTGGACTGCTGGAGCCTGCCGGGGCTGGTTACAAATTCGGCCCCTGTGGCCTTGATTGAGCGCAACAGCCATTTGGCCCTAAGCGCCAGCTTCCCAAACCTTCAAGGCGCAGGCGTCGATCCCCTAGATCCTGAGGCGGTAGCTGCCCTGGCCCCAGAGAACTCGGCTTTATTAAAGGGCTGGCGGGCCGATGTGTTTATCTCCAGCTGGATCAGTAGTTCTGGACCAGAACGCCCCTCTTGCCCCGAGCTGGCCCTAGTCCACGATTGCCTGCCCGAGCGCTACGGCGTTGCCGCGCCCCTGGCCCAGTTGCGCCGGCGCTGGCTCAAGGGTGCCACCGCCCATCTGGCCGTGTCTGCTGCCACGGCCGCCGATTTGGAGGTGCTGCTTAGCCGCCCCACGGGCAGCCTCAGCTGGTGCCACCCCGCCCCTGCCCCCCTATTTGGTGCCCCTTTGCAGGGCCCTAGGGGCGATCGGCTCTGGGCCAAACTCATCCAGCGCTCTGGCCTCCAGCAGCCCTACTTGCTCTTGCCCGCCACCAGTGCCATCGGCTCCTACAAAAACCCCGAGCTGGTGGCAGAGGCCCTGGCAGATCCCCAGCTGGCTCCCCTCCAGCTTGTGCTCTGTGGCATTGCTGCCGAGCAGCGCTGCCGGGAGCTGGAGCAGCGCTTCCCACACCTGGGTGGTCGCTGCCTGGCGGCCGGTTTCACCGATCTCGAGCTAGCCCTTGCTTATCACCACGCCTTGGCCGTGGTAATCCCTAGCCGCGCCGAGGGTTTTGGCCTGCCCGCCGTGGAGGCCCTCGCCAGCGGGGCCACCGTGTTGGTGGCCGATAGCCCGGGCCTTAGGGAGGCCGGTGGTTCGGCCGCCCTGCGCTTCCATCCCCAGCGCCCTGGCGAGTTGGCGGCCCTGCTGGCCCTGTTGCTCGATCCCACCAGCGGCTGGCTCCAACCCCACCTGGCCTGCCGCCGCCAGAAACGGTTGGCCCCACTCCATGCCGACCTAATCGGCCTAGCCCTGCTGGCCCTGGCGCGCAGGTTGGCCCCATGA
- a CDS encoding glycosyltransferase family 1 protein, with the protein MTRLPLLFNLLPYRPEPTGLSRYVERLLAAWPGESLPWQLRLAPPGHGQFSQSPHLPTKPCTGPMGLLQRYALAQHALPLRRLLADHWPDRIYSPYSEWLWALPQVPQVITCHDLTPLHFPSSCRAHWRSRLLLPAHFERAALVVAISQSVANQLVQTGLPARRIAVVPNGVEPVADPIQAPASHDCVVLARHARNKNLALALNGFAALLKRNPDWPGRLLVVGATDRCTSALFRQQRQLGLGERVRWISPLPPEPLETLLRQAFCLVSPSLMEGFDYPLLEAQALGLPTLASRIPVHQELHQDAALLFELHDRGDTMAHQLQRLDRDPALWRQLSQAGLLNAAAHTSQRQAREINSLLRDPLP; encoded by the coding sequence ATGACCAGGCTGCCCCTGCTGTTCAACCTGCTGCCCTACCGGCCCGAACCCACCGGTCTCAGCCGCTATGTGGAGCGCCTGTTGGCGGCCTGGCCCGGCGAATCCCTGCCCTGGCAGCTGCGCCTGGCACCCCCAGGCCATGGCCAGTTCAGCCAGAGCCCCCATTTGCCGACAAAGCCCTGCACTGGCCCCATGGGCTTGCTCCAGCGCTATGCCCTGGCCCAGCACGCCCTACCCCTGCGCCGGTTGCTTGCGGACCACTGGCCCGATCGCATCTACAGCCCCTACAGCGAATGGCTCTGGGCCCTGCCCCAGGTGCCCCAGGTGATCACCTGCCACGACCTCACGCCCCTCCACTTCCCCAGCAGTTGCAGGGCCCATTGGCGTAGCCGGCTGCTGCTGCCAGCCCACTTTGAACGGGCTGCCCTGGTGGTGGCCATTAGCCAAAGCGTGGCCAACCAACTGGTGCAAACCGGTCTGCCCGCTCGCCGCATTGCCGTGGTGCCCAATGGCGTGGAGCCCGTGGCCGATCCGATCCAGGCCCCCGCCAGCCACGATTGCGTCGTGCTGGCCCGCCATGCCCGCAATAAAAATCTGGCCCTGGCTCTGAACGGTTTTGCGGCCCTGCTCAAGCGCAACCCCGATTGGCCCGGTCGGTTGCTGGTGGTGGGTGCCACGGATCGCTGCACATCTGCCCTGTTCAGGCAGCAGCGGCAGCTTGGTCTGGGCGAGAGGGTGCGCTGGATATCTCCACTGCCACCAGAGCCCCTTGAAACCCTGCTGCGCCAAGCTTTTTGCCTTGTTTCCCCCAGCCTGATGGAGGGTTTTGATTACCCCCTGCTCGAGGCCCAGGCCCTGGGCCTGCCCACCCTGGCCAGCCGCATTCCCGTGCATCAGGAGCTGCATCAAGATGCGGCATTGCTGTTTGAGCTCCATGATCGCGGCGATACAATGGCTCATCAGTTGCAGCGGCTCGACCGCGATCCTGCCCTTTGGCGACAGCTTTCTCAGGCGGGACTTCTCAACGCGGCGGCCCACACCAGCCAGCGCCAAGCAAGAGAGATCAACTCCCTTCTCCGGGATCCATTGCCCTGA
- a CDS encoding ABC transporter ATP-binding protein: MHLPVLRLEGIGLQIPVFSSETRSLKSALLRSVTGGQLRRQGGGAVITALHNVNCQIHEGERIALIGHNGAGKSTFLKLISGIYMPSCGRFEQRIRVFPMIHKSFITSGELSGLQAIKAHYLMVNGNLKGFESYCQGVVEFSGLGDFIHLPVKAYSQGMASRLLFSMLTACTHECLAIDEGFGAGDSSFYEQAQQRLQAFIESAGTLILASHSEALLRQFCVRGLVFEQGSIVFDGNLEEALEHYHRPRP, encoded by the coding sequence TTGCACTTGCCCGTGTTGCGGCTTGAGGGCATTGGTCTGCAAATTCCCGTATTCAGCTCCGAAACCCGCAGTCTTAAATCAGCCCTGCTGCGCTCAGTCACCGGAGGTCAGTTGCGCCGCCAGGGTGGCGGTGCGGTGATCACTGCACTGCACAATGTGAATTGTCAGATTCATGAAGGTGAACGCATTGCCCTGATTGGTCATAATGGAGCAGGTAAATCCACTTTTCTAAAGCTGATCTCGGGCATCTATATGCCGAGTTGTGGAAGATTTGAGCAACGTATTCGGGTTTTCCCGATGATTCATAAGAGCTTCATTACCAGTGGTGAGCTCAGCGGCCTGCAGGCCATAAAGGCCCACTATTTGATGGTCAATGGTAATCTCAAAGGTTTTGAGAGTTATTGCCAGGGTGTGGTGGAATTTTCCGGATTGGGTGATTTCATTCATTTACCAGTCAAGGCCTATAGCCAGGGTATGGCATCCCGTTTGCTTTTTTCGATGCTCACTGCCTGTACCCATGAATGCCTGGCTATAGATGAGGGTTTTGGCGCCGGAGATTCCAGCTTCTATGAGCAGGCCCAGCAGCGCCTTCAGGCTTTCATTGAATCTGCGGGCACCTTGATTTTGGCCTCCCATTCAGAGGCCCTGCTCAGGCAGTTTTGCGTGCGTGGATTGGTTTTTGAGCAGGGTTCGATTGTCTTTGATGGCAATCTTGAGGAGGCCCTGGAGCACTACCATCGGCCTAGGCCATGA
- a CDS encoding ABC transporter permease — MRVLQTLSDGWALRRVWLFTATSRTKARFARTLLGSFWLGLSNLLSIAVLALVYGTVFKVQDFNHYVVYLGLGLVIWNSLAAAISTAPNLFEHNAAHLHNNNLNPIFYTLEEWAFQVQTFAQSFALVLLGLSFFKINLIPNLLLVGWLPLINLLLFLYWLPVFLCLVGARYRDLYQLVPIVLQLVFLLSPILYEQKNLGSLAWTADLNLLYQVLNPLRRCLIEGSPPGWIDLLLLLINFAGIWFAISLLNRERRHLPFLI; from the coding sequence ATGAGAGTGCTCCAAACCCTATCAGATGGCTGGGCGCTGCGTCGGGTATGGCTTTTTACGGCCACTTCTCGTACTAAGGCTCGATTTGCCCGCACCCTGCTGGGTAGTTTTTGGCTAGGCCTCTCCAATCTGCTGTCCATTGCCGTACTTGCGCTGGTATACGGCACTGTTTTCAAGGTCCAAGATTTCAACCACTACGTGGTGTATCTCGGTCTTGGCCTAGTGATCTGGAATAGCTTGGCTGCGGCAATTAGCACTGCTCCAAATCTGTTTGAACATAATGCCGCCCACTTGCATAACAATAATCTCAATCCAATTTTCTATACCCTTGAGGAATGGGCTTTCCAGGTTCAAACGTTTGCCCAGTCGTTTGCCTTGGTCTTGTTAGGTCTTTCTTTTTTTAAAATTAACCTTATTCCTAATTTGCTACTTGTGGGCTGGCTGCCCTTGATTAATTTGCTGCTGTTTTTGTATTGGCTTCCGGTATTTTTGTGCCTTGTGGGAGCCCGATACAGGGATTTGTATCAGCTTGTCCCAATAGTTTTGCAATTAGTATTTCTTCTTTCCCCCATCCTGTATGAGCAGAAAAATCTTGGCTCCCTGGCCTGGACAGCCGATTTAAATTTGCTCTATCAAGTGTTAAATCCTTTGCGCCGCTGTTTGATTGAGGGCTCACCGCCAGGCTGGATTGATCTGCTCCTGCTTCTAATAAACTTTGCTGGTATTTGGTTTGCCATCTCACTGCTTAATCGGGAGCGGCGCCACCTGCCTTTTTTAATCTAA
- a CDS encoding glycosyltransferase, which translates to MLKALKDSGAEIWLLTDFEPRLEKSVYKNLPKRACDLIYAARVMEGLMEGHNWLHSPYWETKLSKWQALARLHKKWLRLLEILDWLAHRNYATDAMVKVNLLEQFDSPYFRQEKLSYFGNLDGILCARYLYLNASRRALARRPSSLPIKLGNEFDGLITTCPINIRVEGKGCLVQTVHDLIPLEYVQTSDHVANFGQRLNSCLPARKLYVSQATRKKFEQAYGSANDAGGIVILQPPSLKFPAKEHRGLLEQKVLRPSLRTKNHHGELVPFRYLLFNSSVEPRKNLLFAVKAFRISGLAEHGIRLCVTGMLKKDSYSREVAKQADESVLLTGYIDEATKSNLFLHAMAVISPSLVEGFGIPVLDGACIGAPVIASPSVAHREIQASQDFRELIWLCDTLDPTTWAEAMGQIAKAEMARIGDPQAERQRRLSRYDTVSAAILEDFRRKICEQVKPDQLSK; encoded by the coding sequence ATGCTGAAGGCCCTAAAGGATTCTGGTGCTGAGATTTGGCTGCTCACGGACTTTGAGCCAAGGCTTGAGAAATCTGTCTACAAAAATCTGCCCAAGCGGGCCTGCGACCTGATCTATGCAGCTCGAGTAATGGAGGGCTTAATGGAGGGCCACAATTGGCTGCACAGCCCCTATTGGGAAACAAAGCTCAGCAAGTGGCAGGCCTTGGCAAGGCTGCACAAAAAATGGCTGAGACTCTTGGAGATCTTGGATTGGCTGGCGCACCGCAATTATGCCACTGACGCAATGGTGAAGGTAAATTTATTGGAGCAATTCGACAGCCCCTATTTCCGACAGGAAAAGCTGAGCTATTTTGGAAATCTCGATGGCATCCTGTGTGCCCGCTATCTCTACTTGAATGCCTCACGGCGAGCACTTGCCCGCCGCCCATCATCCCTACCAATCAAGTTGGGCAATGAATTTGATGGGCTAATCACCACCTGCCCGATCAACATCAGAGTTGAGGGAAAAGGCTGTCTTGTTCAAACTGTGCATGATTTGATTCCCCTCGAATATGTACAAACTAGTGATCATGTAGCTAATTTTGGCCAGCGGCTAAACAGCTGTCTACCGGCCAGAAAGTTGTATGTATCACAGGCAACCCGCAAGAAATTTGAACAGGCCTATGGATCCGCGAATGATGCTGGCGGCATAGTGATTCTACAGCCCCCATCGCTAAAATTTCCTGCAAAGGAGCACCGAGGGCTACTGGAACAAAAAGTTTTGAGACCATCGCTGCGAACAAAAAATCACCATGGCGAGTTGGTTCCATTTCGATATCTTCTATTTAATTCCTCAGTGGAGCCCAGGAAGAACCTCTTATTTGCGGTTAAGGCGTTCCGCATCTCAGGCCTGGCTGAACATGGAATCCGGCTCTGCGTGACTGGAATGCTTAAAAAAGACTCCTATAGCAGGGAAGTCGCAAAGCAAGCCGATGAATCTGTACTGCTAACTGGCTATATCGACGAAGCCACTAAATCAAATTTATTTTTACATGCCATGGCGGTCATCAGTCCTTCTTTGGTGGAGGGCTTCGGAATCCCAGTGCTCGATGGCGCCTGCATTGGTGCACCGGTCATCGCCAGCCCTTCTGTGGCCCACCGGGAAATCCAAGCAAGCCAAGATTTCAGGGAGCTGATTTGGCTGTGCGACACCCTCGATCCAACAACCTGGGCAGAAGCCATGGGGCAAATCGCCAAGGCTGAAATGGCAAGGATCGGCGATCCCCAGGCGGAAAGGCAAAGGCGACTTAGCCGCTACGACACCGTCTCTGCTGCAATCCTAGAAGACTTCCGCCGGAAAATCTGCGAGCAGGTTAAGCCTGATCAACTAAGCAAGTGA